From a single Calothrix sp. NIES-2098 genomic region:
- a CDS encoding radical SAM domain-containing protein, whose translation MTYRRTSYAVWEITLKCNLACSHCGSRAGNARTKELSTEEALDLVKQMAEVGIKEVTLIGGEAFLRPDWLEIAKAIDRAGMRCGMTTGGYGISLETARKMKEAGIRTVSVSIDGLEETHDRLRGRKGSWKYAFKTMSHLREAGIAFGCNTQINRLSAPEFPSIYEHIRDAGAVAWQIQLTVPMGNAADNADILLQPYELLDIYPMIARVARRAYREGVQVQPGNNIGYYGPYERLLRGRGKEHEWAFWQGCAAGLSTLGIEADGAIKGCPSLPTTAYTGGNIRDRSLQDIIENTEELRLNLGAGTPEGTKHLWGFCKTCEFAELCRGGCSWTAHVFFDRRGNNPYCHHRAIVHAEQGLRERVIPKVKATGLPFDNGEFELIVEPIDAPKPENEPLQFSSDRIFWSESWEQEPEVTYSLAG comes from the coding sequence ATGACATATCGTCGCACAAGTTATGCTGTTTGGGAAATTACTTTAAAGTGTAATCTTGCTTGTAGTCATTGTGGTTCGCGAGCCGGCAATGCACGTACTAAAGAACTATCTACAGAAGAAGCATTGGATCTCGTTAAGCAAATGGCAGAAGTCGGGATTAAAGAAGTTACCCTCATAGGTGGTGAGGCATTTCTGCGTCCGGACTGGCTGGAAATAGCTAAGGCTATCGATCGCGCCGGAATGCGTTGCGGTATGACTACCGGCGGCTATGGCATTTCCTTAGAAACTGCACGCAAAATGAAAGAAGCCGGAATTCGTACTGTTTCTGTTTCTATTGATGGCTTGGAAGAAACTCACGATCGCCTGCGGGGCAGAAAAGGTTCTTGGAAATACGCTTTTAAAACCATGAGCCATCTGCGAGAAGCTGGTATTGCTTTTGGTTGCAACACACAAATTAACCGCTTGTCAGCCCCAGAATTCCCTAGTATCTATGAACACATACGCGATGCGGGAGCCGTAGCTTGGCAGATTCAACTCACCGTACCAATGGGTAATGCTGCCGACAATGCAGATATTCTGCTGCAACCTTATGAGTTACTGGATATCTACCCCATGATTGCCCGTGTTGCTCGTCGCGCTTACCGCGAAGGCGTGCAAGTTCAGCCAGGAAATAATATTGGTTATTATGGCCCCTACGAACGGCTGTTGCGGGGACGGGGTAAAGAGCATGAATGGGCATTTTGGCAAGGTTGTGCTGCGGGACTTTCCACTTTAGGTATAGAAGCTGACGGTGCAATTAAAGGTTGTCCTTCATTGCCGACTACCGCTTACACAGGTGGTAATATTAGAGACCGTTCTCTGCAAGATATTATTGAAAATACGGAAGAATTGCGGTTAAATTTAGGCGCAGGTACCCCTGAAGGCACAAAACACCTGTGGGGATTTTGTAAAACCTGCGAATTTGCCGAACTTTGCCGTGGTGGTTGCAGCTGGACTGCCCATGTTTTCTTTGACCGTAGAGGTAACAATCCTTACTGCCATCATCGAGCGATTGTCCACGCAGAGCAAGGTTTAAGGGAACGAGTGATTCCCAAAGTAAAAGCTACAGGGCTTCCTTTTGATAACGGGGAATTTGAACTCATAGTAGAGCCGATAGATGCTCCTAAACCAGAAAACGAGCCACTACAGTTTAGCAGCGATCGCATTTTTTGGTCTGAAAGCTGGGAGCAAGAGCCTGAAGTGACTTACTCTTTGGCTGGTTAA
- a CDS encoding mandelate racemase/muconate lactonizing protein, whose translation MQIQVKIFTVNKRFPLKISRGTTAQTTNIWVSISHEGIEGWGEASPFGVGDRSQSTDKIKDALQQVTSILETFSPLQRQQVEQELIKAQVPSSARAALDMAMHDWLGQRVGLPLWQLWGLDRNVIVPTSVTIGINSPEGARARARDWLQFTDVRLFKVKLGSPDGIDADRKMLLALKEEAPNLEFFVDANGGWSLSDAIEMCSWLADLGIKYVEQPLPRGEEKSLAELQKHTPLPIFVDESCFTSADIPQLANYVDGINIKLMKSGGLTEAIRMVHTARAYGLQVMFGCYSDSSLANTAAAHLAPLADYLDLDSHLNLIDDPFTGASIQEGKVLPNDLPGLGVQKSASAT comes from the coding sequence ATGCAAATTCAAGTCAAAATATTTACCGTCAATAAGCGGTTTCCCCTGAAAATTAGTCGGGGTACAACTGCCCAGACAACAAATATATGGGTGAGTATTTCCCATGAGGGAATTGAAGGTTGGGGGGAGGCGTCGCCGTTTGGTGTAGGCGATCGCTCGCAATCAACCGATAAAATTAAAGATGCTTTGCAGCAAGTTACATCAATTTTAGAAACATTCAGCCCGTTGCAGCGGCAGCAAGTTGAGCAAGAGTTGATAAAAGCGCAGGTTCCTTCTTCAGCGAGGGCGGCGTTGGATATGGCCATGCACGACTGGCTAGGCCAGCGTGTAGGTTTACCACTGTGGCAACTCTGGGGACTCGATCGCAATGTTATAGTGCCGACTTCAGTAACTATTGGTATAAATTCTCCAGAGGGGGCGCGAGCTAGAGCGCGGGACTGGTTACAATTTACAGATGTCCGTCTTTTTAAGGTGAAGCTAGGTAGTCCGGATGGCATAGATGCCGATCGGAAAATGTTATTAGCGCTAAAAGAAGAAGCCCCAAATTTGGAATTCTTCGTTGATGCCAACGGTGGTTGGAGTTTGAGTGATGCTATTGAAATGTGTAGTTGGCTAGCTGATTTAGGTATAAAGTATGTAGAACAGCCACTGCCACGGGGTGAGGAAAAAAGTTTAGCAGAATTACAGAAGCATACGCCTCTGCCAATTTTTGTTGATGAAAGTTGCTTTACCAGCGCTGATATTCCCCAATTAGCAAACTATGTGGACGGCATTAATATCAAACTCATGAAATCAGGAGGCTTAACAGAAGCAATACGAATGGTACATACAGCAAGAGCCTATGGTTTACAAGTTATGTTTGGTTGCTATTCTGATAGTTCGCTAGCTAATACCGCAGCGGCACATCTGGCTCCTCTAGCTGATTATTTAGATTTAGACAGTCATCTCAACTTAATCGACGATCCGTTTACAGGTGCGTCGATTCAAGAAGGGAAAGTTTTGCCCAACGATTTACCAGGTTTGGGGGTACAAAAAAGTGCGTCTGCCACTTAA
- a CDS encoding peptidase C14 caspase catalytic subunit p20, whose translation MCPVGVRTSHSTHSLETGVAKLWLLLVGVNQYEDEQIPCLHYSALDCQGLGDALNAATQAFPQKEVMIYHDFASQQPKLENVLTSLRQIAAATKPIDTVLFYFSGHGMLDPLSQQVVLCLQDTQKEKLIDTGLKLQEVLQLLENCSAQQQLLILDACHSGGMTLLGARGQTDPQLNPTPELVEVLRQRAAQRKGFYALLSCDRGQQSWEFPQLGHGVFTYYLIRGLKGEAADSQGVIEADGLYRYVYHQTLTYIDKANQQLRVINQLKKGRGDNSIHSEYPSQTPKRIVEGVGEVVLGLKSKKIESSQNPRQALVVEGLPQSKTSLALSKILSTAGSFAVNYWAVSGKNSQSDVRKAIQKCLLSQSFTESTNIPDAAATVLLYLRGKIQETEQGEAVLILSDDIVIQRSWLRKQLRRCRSQQIIVLDCPLEPGVDTASVRDWLEELQLGLDIGQCLITAAVPSHDSERFATTLLETLNQGIQPTGLTAAAWITQLQVQLAKTDINLYFWLSGSQGIIEVLPGKTLFSNDSSNEQPEDPNNPTVDDLSSEVGIDYTHLRDLLQAQRWLEADRETTTLMLQVAGREQQRYLDLDSLKNFYCKDLYTIDQLWVSYSHGRFGFSVQHRIWQSMKSKSATDPVLALMIGSAKVAATETCIDFANRVGWRLKDSWVDYDNLIWQGETPIGHLPYVGFLEQAWRVKVLGVWEWHSAIATAAWWELCVTLFSRLETCQIVNPVADDLNST comes from the coding sequence ATGTGTCCAGTTGGGGTTCGTACTAGTCACTCAACTCATTCCCTAGAAACCGGTGTAGCCAAACTTTGGCTGTTACTGGTGGGCGTGAATCAATATGAGGATGAGCAAATACCTTGTTTGCATTACTCAGCATTGGACTGTCAAGGTTTAGGAGATGCTTTAAACGCCGCAACACAAGCATTTCCGCAAAAGGAGGTGATGATTTACCACGATTTTGCCTCCCAGCAGCCAAAGTTAGAAAATGTTCTGACTAGCCTCAGACAAATCGCAGCCGCTACCAAACCCATTGATACCGTTCTATTTTATTTTTCTGGACATGGGATGCTAGATCCATTAAGCCAGCAGGTGGTGCTGTGTCTGCAAGATACGCAAAAAGAAAAATTAATCGACACTGGTTTAAAGTTGCAGGAAGTTTTGCAACTATTAGAGAATTGTTCTGCCCAGCAACAATTACTAATCTTAGATGCTTGTCATAGCGGTGGGATGACCCTGTTGGGTGCGAGAGGCCAAACCGATCCCCAACTCAACCCGACACCAGAGTTAGTAGAAGTGCTTCGACAACGAGCCGCCCAGCGAAAAGGATTTTATGCTTTATTATCTTGCGATCGCGGGCAGCAATCTTGGGAATTTCCCCAACTAGGACATGGTGTATTTACATATTATTTGATTCGCGGATTAAAAGGAGAAGCTGCTGATTCTCAAGGGGTAATCGAAGCTGATGGGCTTTACCGCTATGTTTATCACCAAACACTCACATATATAGATAAAGCCAATCAGCAGTTGCGAGTGATTAATCAACTCAAAAAAGGACGGGGAGACAATTCAATACATTCGGAATATCCCTCACAAACGCCCAAGCGCATTGTCGAAGGTGTAGGAGAAGTAGTTTTGGGATTGAAATCCAAAAAAATAGAATCTTCTCAAAATCCGCGACAGGCGTTAGTTGTAGAAGGACTTCCGCAAAGTAAAACTTCTCTAGCTTTGAGTAAAATACTCAGTACTGCTGGTAGTTTTGCAGTCAATTATTGGGCTGTAAGCGGCAAAAATTCCCAATCCGATGTCCGCAAAGCCATTCAAAAATGCTTGCTATCTCAATCTTTTACCGAATCTACCAATATCCCAGACGCAGCCGCCACGGTATTGTTATATCTGCGAGGAAAAATTCAAGAGACAGAACAGGGAGAAGCCGTATTAATACTCTCTGATGATATTGTCATCCAGCGCTCGTGGTTAAGAAAACAGTTACGCCGATGCCGATCGCAACAAATCATCGTGTTAGATTGTCCGCTAGAACCGGGAGTAGACACAGCATCAGTACGTGATTGGCTAGAAGAACTCCAACTAGGATTAGATATAGGACAGTGTTTAATTACGGCTGCTGTCCCATCTCACGACAGCGAAAGATTTGCTACTACTTTATTAGAAACTCTCAACCAGGGGATACAGCCAACTGGACTCACAGCCGCAGCTTGGATTACACAGTTGCAAGTGCAATTGGCAAAAACTGACATCAACTTATATTTTTGGTTGTCTGGTTCTCAAGGAATTATTGAAGTCTTACCAGGAAAAACCCTATTCTCTAACGATAGTTCCAACGAACAGCCAGAAGATCCTAACAATCCCACCGTTGATGATTTGAGTTCTGAGGTAGGGATAGATTATACTCATCTGCGAGATTTACTCCAAGCCCAAAGATGGCTGGAGGCGGATCGAGAAACGACAACTCTCATGTTGCAGGTAGCTGGACGAGAACAACAGCGCTACCTGGATCTCGACAGTCTCAAAAATTTTTATTGTAAAGATCTTTATACTATTGACCAGCTTTGGGTAAGTTATAGTCATGGGCGCTTTGGTTTTAGCGTCCAACACCGTATCTGGCAGAGTATGAAAAGTAAATCTGCTACTGACCCTGTGTTGGCTTTAATGATTGGTAGCGCCAAAGTGGCTGCTACAGAAACCTGTATTGATTTTGCCAATCGCGTTGGTTGGCGACTCAAAGACTCTTGGGTTGATTATGACAATCTGATTTGGCAAGGGGAAACTCCTATCGGACATCTACCTTATGTCGGTTTTCTTGAGCAAGCTTGGCGTGTGAAAGTATTAGGTGTTTGGGAGTGGCATAGTGCGATCGCAACTGCTGCTTGGTGGGAATTGTGCGTTACTCTCTTCTCGCGTCTTGAGACTTGTCAAATTGTTAATCCCGTGGCAGACGATCTTAATTCTACTTAA
- a CDS encoding hypothetical protein (similar to glucosyltransferase) → MHQTQLQGIFPDITFKSWDLEYTLHPSVESKFKRCLDILGSLVGLLILVILFVPIAIAIKIDSPGPIFFAQERYGLQGRPFRLYKFRSMVSDAEQLKSLVSNEADGLIFKNKNDFRITKVGRFLRRTSLDELPQFWNVLLNDMSLVGTRPPTGDEVIKYTEKHWRRLNVKPGLTGEWQVNGRSHVTDFEQIVDLDLQYQKNWHPFYDLFLIGKTFYVIFGKIGAF, encoded by the coding sequence ATGCATCAAACACAATTACAAGGAATTTTTCCAGACATTACTTTCAAATCTTGGGATTTAGAATATACTCTGCATCCCTCAGTAGAGTCTAAATTTAAACGTTGTTTAGACATTTTGGGGAGTTTGGTAGGATTATTGATTTTAGTAATCTTGTTTGTACCGATAGCGATCGCTATTAAAATCGATAGTCCAGGGCCTATTTTCTTCGCTCAAGAACGCTATGGTCTGCAAGGACGCCCATTTCGTCTGTATAAATTCCGGTCAATGGTGAGTGATGCAGAGCAATTAAAATCTTTAGTAAGTAACGAGGCTGATGGACTCATCTTTAAAAACAAAAATGATTTCCGAATTACTAAAGTAGGTCGCTTTTTAAGACGCACTAGCTTAGATGAACTACCCCAATTTTGGAATGTTTTGCTCAATGATATGAGCTTAGTTGGAACACGTCCGCCTACAGGTGATGAAGTTATTAAATACACAGAAAAACATTGGCGTCGTTTAAACGTCAAACCCGGTTTAACTGGAGAATGGCAAGTTAACGGACGTTCTCATGTGACAGATTTTGAACAAATCGTTGACTTAGACTTGCAATACCAGAAAAATTGGCATCCATTTTATGACTTATTTTTAATTGGGAAAACATTCTACGTCATCTTTGGCAAAATTGGAGCATTCTAA
- a CDS encoding cyclic nucleotide-regulated ABC bacteriocin/lantibiotic exporter — translation MVQLPSSISEQQVAQQLNSALGQTLSAQELTQCLEKIEFLEPGPGKPFWQSVDATPGIYLVLDGKVRLLYANDNLIASLEKGQIFGELTLFPKAHFQPYKARASLKLQLAFLPNEDLQTLIRHHPGIREHLCHQAVLWDLLLLCRQIAHLKDASLEQLTDMLALLDEHNFEVGRLPASLFSEQKLWLLRRGEIVHSSGQTLSPGTFYPVPPASQRRDWQVTESVDIYTLSLAQWDRARRYLPQLEELIQADTPQEAEEVQGTTDSEQEARSIGVTPPSLTETPQSTPQKRQKAYFPSPKVKASHWWQHIIQRYPFYEQQSAADCGAACIVTIGRYWGKRFSINRVRDLANINRNGASIRGLSAAAESIGFSTRPIKADFKALSRQPLPLIAHWGGNHYIVVYKITGDRVIVADPALGQRSLKRTEFNADWTGYALLVQPTAFLTEADEAKTDVWRFFDLIKPHGLVLFEVILASVLIQIFGLLTPLLTQLLLDRVVVQRSELTLVAIALGLLLFGLFKVAMTALRQYLLYHTANRVDLALIVGFINHAFRLPLRFFESRYVGDIISRVQENHKIQRFFAGQSLSIGLDLLTSFVYLALMFWYSWKLGLLVLAIVPPFVILALVATPFLQRISRRIFNASAVESSYLIQSFTGIRTVKSMAIERSVRWHWEELFNKSLKMMFSGQVINTVLQTFSSGIEAVATAALLGFGAWLVIQNQLTIGQLVAFNMLLTNVIRPFQRLIELWNQLQEVMISIERIDDVIEAEPEEDLEHQTRQILPPLRGHIRFEQVTFRYHPESETNTLENITFEALPGQTIALVGRSGSGKSTISKLILGLYPPTEGKILIDGYDITCISMQSLRQQIGVVDQDTFLFGGTIGENISISQPSAKLEDIIEAARQAGADQFIKELPMGYETQIGEAGGMLSGGQRQRLAIARALLGNPRLLIFDEATSSLDTESERIIQNNMTAISQDRTTIVIAHRLSTIRNADVILVIDRGVLVEQGNHDQLMAKRGHYFYLNQQQLTAVG, via the coding sequence ATGGTTCAGCTTCCATCATCAATTTCCGAACAACAAGTTGCTCAACAGCTCAATAGTGCCTTGGGGCAAACACTTTCAGCACAAGAGTTGACGCAGTGTTTAGAAAAAATCGAATTTTTAGAACCCGGCCCTGGCAAACCGTTCTGGCAATCTGTTGATGCCACGCCAGGAATTTATCTTGTTTTAGATGGCAAGGTGAGATTGCTGTATGCCAATGATAATCTGATTGCTTCCTTGGAAAAGGGGCAAATATTTGGTGAACTAACGCTGTTTCCGAAGGCACATTTTCAACCCTACAAAGCTAGAGCCTCTCTGAAATTGCAATTGGCTTTTCTGCCGAACGAGGATTTGCAAACGCTGATTCGTCATCATCCTGGTATTCGAGAACACCTTTGCCATCAGGCAGTTCTGTGGGATTTATTACTGTTATGCCGACAGATTGCTCACCTAAAAGACGCTTCACTAGAGCAATTAACCGACATGCTGGCATTATTGGACGAGCACAATTTCGAGGTTGGGAGACTACCAGCGAGTTTATTCTCTGAGCAAAAGCTATGGTTGCTGCGTCGTGGCGAGATTGTACACTCCTCCGGTCAAACTCTTTCCCCTGGAACCTTCTATCCCGTGCCGCCTGCTAGCCAAAGGCGCGACTGGCAGGTGACTGAATCTGTTGATATTTATACTTTAAGCCTTGCCCAGTGGGACAGAGCAAGGCGTTATTTGCCCCAACTGGAAGAACTAATTCAGGCAGATACACCCCAAGAAGCAGAAGAGGTACAAGGTACAACAGATAGCGAGCAGGAAGCGCGGTCGATTGGCGTAACTCCACCCTCACTAACTGAGACTCCCCAATCAACTCCTCAAAAACGTCAGAAAGCATACTTCCCTAGCCCTAAGGTTAAAGCTAGTCATTGGTGGCAACATATTATCCAGCGCTATCCGTTCTATGAACAGCAGAGTGCAGCAGATTGCGGGGCAGCTTGCATAGTAACGATCGGTCGTTACTGGGGTAAACGCTTCAGCATCAATCGGGTTCGAGATTTAGCCAATATCAATCGCAACGGGGCTTCGATTCGCGGGTTATCTGCTGCCGCCGAAAGCATTGGGTTTTCGACTCGTCCCATCAAAGCAGACTTTAAAGCTTTATCCAGACAACCTTTACCCTTGATCGCTCACTGGGGTGGCAACCATTACATTGTGGTTTATAAGATAACTGGCGATCGCGTGATTGTCGCCGATCCGGCTTTAGGTCAGCGATCGCTCAAGCGGACTGAATTCAACGCCGATTGGACAGGATATGCCTTATTAGTGCAGCCCACCGCCTTTTTAACAGAAGCCGATGAAGCCAAGACCGATGTGTGGCGGTTCTTTGATTTGATTAAGCCCCACGGGTTGGTACTGTTTGAGGTCATACTAGCATCCGTCCTGATTCAAATATTTGGACTGTTAACGCCGTTGTTAACGCAGTTGTTATTGGATCGGGTAGTTGTGCAGCGCAGCGAACTCACCTTAGTGGCGATCGCACTTGGCTTGCTGCTCTTCGGTTTGTTCAAAGTCGCTATGACGGCGTTGCGGCAATATCTGCTGTACCATACGGCAAATCGTGTGGATTTAGCGCTGATTGTTGGGTTTATCAACCATGCCTTTCGCTTACCTCTGCGTTTCTTCGAGTCGCGTTATGTAGGCGATATTATTTCCCGCGTGCAAGAAAACCATAAAATTCAACGGTTTTTTGCAGGACAATCGTTGTCCATTGGGCTTGATTTATTAACTTCCTTTGTCTATCTGGCTTTGATGTTCTGGTATAGCTGGAAGTTGGGCTTGTTGGTATTAGCGATCGTCCCGCCCTTTGTCATATTGGCACTGGTTGCCACCCCCTTCTTGCAGCGCATCTCTCGACGCATATTTAACGCCTCTGCCGTTGAGAGCAGTTATCTTATCCAGTCATTTACGGGTATTCGCACAGTTAAGTCGATGGCGATTGAGCGCAGCGTGCGCTGGCATTGGGAAGAACTGTTTAATAAATCTCTGAAAATGATGTTTTCGGGGCAAGTCATTAACACTGTGCTCCAGACCTTCAGCTCAGGGATTGAAGCTGTTGCGACTGCTGCTCTTTTAGGGTTTGGTGCCTGGTTAGTAATTCAAAATCAACTCACAATTGGTCAATTAGTGGCGTTTAATATGCTGCTTACCAACGTCATCCGCCCATTTCAGCGCCTAATTGAGCTATGGAACCAGCTACAGGAAGTGATGATTTCCATTGAGCGAATTGATGACGTGATTGAAGCCGAGCCAGAGGAAGATTTAGAACACCAGACCCGGCAAATTTTACCTCCCCTGCGGGGTCACATTCGCTTTGAGCAAGTCACATTTCGCTACCACCCGGAAAGTGAGACGAATACCTTAGAAAACATCACCTTTGAAGCCCTTCCTGGGCAAACGATCGCCCTGGTAGGACGCAGTGGTTCCGGAAAATCAACAATTTCTAAGCTGATTTTAGGACTGTATCCGCCGACTGAAGGCAAGATTTTGATTGATGGTTATGACATTACTTGTATTTCAATGCAATCCTTGCGGCAGCAAATAGGCGTGGTCGATCAAGACACATTTTTGTTCGGTGGCACGATTGGGGAAAACATCAGCATCAGTCAGCCATCAGCGAAACTGGAAGACATAATTGAAGCTGCTCGTCAGGCTGGCGCAGATCAGTTTATCAAAGAATTACCAATGGGGTATGAAACCCAAATCGGTGAAGCTGGGGGAATGCTGTCGGGTGGACAAAGGCAACGTCTGGCGATCGCGCGGGCGTTACTGGGCAATCCCCGCTTGCTGATATTTGATGAAGCCACCAGTAGCCTTGATACGGAGTCTGAACGAATCATTCAGAACAACATGACCGCGATTTCTCAAGACCGCACCACGATTGTAATTGCCCATCGGCTTTCCACCATTCGCAATGCCGACGTGATTTTGGTAATCGATCGCGGCGTGTTAGTCGAACAGGGCAATCACGATCAATTGATGGCAAAACGCGGTCATTATTTCTATCTCAATCAACAACAGCTCACCGCCGTGGGTTGA
- a CDS encoding nitrogen fixation protein yields MSLEILEKVKEFLIRLVKDEDFRQQLMSEKIDEVKKFIADSGYNFSQEEFETATIKILELKELGEFHELTEQELLGAVGGFTKRYKPLPEEPIAQPMYGIIIEPIGIDPQPMYGIVIEPIEPIKPIDPQPMYGIIISDPELL; encoded by the coding sequence ATGTCTTTAGAAATATTGGAAAAAGTCAAAGAATTTTTGATTAGGCTGGTCAAAGATGAAGATTTTCGCCAGCAATTAATGAGCGAAAAAATCGATGAGGTGAAAAAATTTATCGCAGATAGTGGCTATAATTTTTCTCAAGAAGAATTTGAGACAGCCACCATCAAAATCTTGGAATTAAAAGAATTAGGTGAGTTTCACGAACTTACAGAGCAAGAGTTATTAGGTGCTGTAGGCGGTTTTACAAAACGTTATAAGCCTCTACCAGAAGAGCCAATTGCGCAGCCAATGTACGGCATAATTATCGAGCCAATCGGCATAGACCCACAGCCGATGTACGGGATCGTTATTGAGCCAATTGAGCCAATCAAGCCAATAGACCCGCAGCCAATGTACGGCATAATAATTAGCGATCCTGAATTACTATAA
- a CDS encoding cyclomaltodextrin glucanotransferase has product MVQISPSPSEIEAQATKAAAGFHTETVASETVSDFEFLFTRAIEFRQETIYFIIVDRFYDGDSSNNEGANPELYDPTKQKWGKYWGGDLQGIIDKLDYLKNLGITAIWISPLFEQVEALQFDNAAMHGYWTKDFKRINPRFLAPNEENSLFKSSTLDKLISGLHERGMKLILDIVCNHSSPDVNGVKGQLYEDGVLIADYYNDVNHWYHHNPEITDWEDEYQLLYYEMSGLATFNESNPDYRHYIKTAIKQWLDKGVDALRVDTVKHMPIWFWQEFNSDIQTHKPSVFIFGEWGFSNPRKSSSVKFANESGMSILDFGLCEGIRQALAQNAAGGFHLVQDVLNLDYLYNTATELITFIDNHDMPRFQSLNSDPELLRLAMALIMTSRGIPCIYYGTEQYLHNDTNGGNDPYNRPIMEKWDTASQLYQDIQLLSKLRRLNPAVSLGSHKQKYITPDVYCYLRSYRDYRCLVAMNKGDTITIDVENTELEDGEYNCIVTQRQIEVKNGKISGLKLNPKELIVLSYLGERVKGKTIVRVQVNGLTTQPGDTVVVTGDCPELGNWDISKAYALEYINENTWFGEIPFNESAGKAICYKYALLRENQPALRENLVSRRWILVEKGTVKWRDTWAS; this is encoded by the coding sequence ATGGTGCAAATTTCTCCATCCCCTTCTGAGATTGAAGCTCAAGCTACAAAAGCTGCTGCTGGGTTCCATACTGAAACAGTTGCATCCGAAACAGTTTCCGATTTTGAGTTTCTGTTTACCAGAGCGATTGAATTTCGCCAAGAAACTATTTACTTCATCATTGTAGACCGTTTTTATGATGGAGATTCCAGTAATAATGAAGGCGCTAATCCAGAACTTTACGACCCCACTAAGCAAAAGTGGGGTAAATATTGGGGTGGAGATTTGCAAGGAATTATTGACAAACTAGATTATCTCAAGAATCTAGGAATTACAGCAATTTGGATTTCTCCATTATTTGAGCAAGTAGAAGCATTACAATTTGATAATGCTGCAATGCATGGTTATTGGACAAAAGATTTTAAACGGATTAATCCGCGTTTCCTCGCTCCTAATGAGGAGAATTCTTTATTTAAAAGTAGCACATTAGATAAATTAATTTCTGGCTTACATGAGCGAGGTATGAAGTTAATTTTAGATATTGTTTGTAATCACAGCAGTCCTGATGTTAACGGTGTCAAAGGTCAACTTTACGAAGATGGGGTGTTAATTGCGGATTATTACAATGATGTTAATCATTGGTATCATCACAATCCAGAAATTACCGATTGGGAAGATGAATATCAATTGCTCTATTACGAAATGTCAGGATTGGCAACTTTTAATGAAAGCAATCCTGACTATCGCCATTATATTAAAACTGCAATCAAGCAATGGTTAGATAAAGGAGTTGATGCTTTACGTGTGGATACAGTAAAGCATATGCCTATTTGGTTTTGGCAGGAATTTAATAGCGATATTCAAACCCATAAACCTTCAGTATTTATTTTTGGTGAATGGGGTTTTAGCAATCCTAGAAAGAGCAGTTCAGTTAAATTTGCCAATGAGTCTGGAATGTCAATTTTAGACTTTGGTTTGTGTGAAGGAATTCGTCAAGCTTTGGCTCAAAATGCAGCAGGGGGATTTCATTTAGTTCAAGATGTTCTAAATCTGGATTATCTTTACAATACGGCAACAGAATTGATTACCTTTATAGATAATCATGATATGCCGCGATTTCAAAGTTTGAATTCCGATCCTGAACTATTGCGATTGGCGATGGCTTTGATTATGACTAGTCGCGGAATTCCTTGTATTTATTATGGCACTGAGCAATATCTCCACAATGATACTAATGGCGGAAACGATCCTTATAACCGTCCAATTATGGAGAAATGGGATACAGCTTCACAGCTTTACCAAGATATTCAATTATTATCTAAATTGCGGCGTTTAAATCCGGCTGTTTCTCTAGGAAGCCATAAGCAGAAATATATTACACCTGATGTATATTGCTATCTGCGGAGTTATCGAGATTATCGTTGCTTAGTAGCGATGAATAAAGGCGATACAATTACTATTGATGTAGAGAATACAGAATTAGAAGATGGGGAATATAACTGTATAGTAACGCAGCGTCAAATAGAAGTTAAAAATGGCAAAATATCAGGCTTAAAGTTAAATCCCAAAGAGTTAATTGTACTGAGTTATTTGGGCGAACGGGTGAAGGGAAAAACGATTGTCAGGGTACAGGTAAATGGTTTGACAACCCAACCTGGTGATACAGTTGTGGTGACAGGTGATTGTCCGGAGTTAGGCAATTGGGATATTAGCAAAGCTTACGCTTTAGAATATATCAATGAAAATACTTGGTTTGGGGAAATACCTTTTAATGAGAGTGCAGGAAAAGCAATATGCTATAAGTATGCTCTGTTGAGAGAGAATCAACCAGCTTTGCGCGAAAATCTAGTTAGCCGTCGCTGGATATTAGTGGAAAAAGGTACAGTTAAATGGCGGGATACTTGGGCGTCCTAA